In Desulfobotulus pelophilus, the following proteins share a genomic window:
- the yiaY gene encoding L-threonine dehydrogenase — MSSTFFIPAVNLMGAGCLSEAADAIQAHGFKKALIVTDKVLNQIGVVKQVAALLDDRAVDCVVFDGTQPNPTTDNVAQGLQLLQGSQCDCVISLGGGSPHDCAKGIALVAVNGGHISDYEGVDQSAKPQLPLIAINTTAGTASEMTRFCIITDEVRHIKMAIVDKHTTPIMSVNDPELMLAKPALLTAATGIDALTHAIEAYVSTAATPITDAVALKAITLIQQHLRTAVADGQNLEAREQMAYAQFMAGMAFNNASLGYVHAMAHQLGGFYDLPHGVCNAVLLPHVQRYNAQVCAGRLRDVATAMGVDTVAMSDEEGSKAAIQAIQLLSADVGIPAGLYELGVRKEDMDVLTKNALNDACGFTNPKQATHEEIAQIFMEAM; from the coding sequence ATGTCGAGCACGTTTTTTATTCCTGCTGTTAATTTAATGGGCGCTGGATGTCTGAGTGAGGCCGCTGATGCAATACAGGCCCATGGATTTAAAAAAGCCCTCATCGTGACTGACAAGGTGCTGAATCAGATTGGTGTCGTTAAACAAGTTGCCGCATTACTTGATGATCGAGCCGTTGATTGTGTGGTGTTTGATGGTACACAACCTAACCCGACGACTGACAACGTGGCACAAGGACTACAATTGCTTCAAGGCAGCCAGTGCGACTGTGTTATTTCCCTAGGCGGTGGCTCACCACATGACTGTGCTAAAGGCATTGCGTTGGTTGCTGTCAATGGTGGTCATATTAGTGATTATGAAGGTGTTGATCAGTCTGCTAAGCCGCAGTTGCCATTAATTGCAATTAACACTACCGCGGGGACAGCCTCAGAAATGACCCGTTTTTGTATTATCACCGATGAAGTTCGCCATATTAAAATGGCTATAGTTGATAAGCATACCACGCCGATTATGTCTGTGAACGATCCTGAATTGATGCTCGCAAAACCCGCGTTATTGACTGCCGCAACAGGGATAGACGCATTAACTCATGCTATTGAGGCGTATGTTTCGACGGCAGCCACACCGATTACCGATGCGGTTGCCTTGAAGGCGATAACCCTTATTCAGCAACACCTGCGCACTGCCGTTGCTGACGGACAAAACCTAGAGGCGCGTGAGCAAATGGCTTATGCACAGTTTATGGCTGGCATGGCGTTCAACAACGCATCCTTGGGCTATGTGCACGCCATGGCCCATCAACTTGGCGGGTTTTATGATCTGCCACATGGTGTGTGCAACGCAGTTCTGCTCCCTCATGTTCAACGTTATAACGCACAAGTTTGTGCGGGGCGTTTGCGTGATGTGGCAACGGCTATGGGCGTAGATACAGTCGCCATGAGTGATGAGGAAGGCTCGAAGGCAGCGATTCAAGCGATTCAATTGCTTTCTGCCGATGTCGGTATTCCAGCAGGGCTTTATGAGCTGGGCGTGAGAAAAGAAGATATGGATGTATTAACAAAAAATGCCCTCAATGACGCTTGTGGCTTTACCAATCCGAAACAAGCGACACACGAAGAAATTGCTCAAATTTTTATGGAAGCCATGTAA
- a CDS encoding enoyl-CoA hydratase-related protein — MEWKNLIYEKDAGIVRITLNRPKALNALNADLIAELDGLLDALEKDREVRVVLLTGAGDKAFVAGADISELAHMDSFSARIFAEAGQSMMAKIARLPMPVIAVVNGFALGGGCELALACDFIYASEKAVFGLPEETLGLIPGFGGTQRLARKIGAAMAMELIFTAKRIKAEEAMVLGLVNRVVPADHLMEEAQKTALSIASMGPAAISLAKVVVHKGIEVDLVSGCYMEREAFGLCFASPDAGEGTGAFLEKRKAVFSKSR; from the coding sequence ATGGAATGGAAGAATCTTATCTACGAAAAAGATGCCGGTATCGTCCGCATTACCCTGAACAGACCCAAAGCGCTGAATGCATTGAATGCCGATCTGATTGCAGAGTTGGATGGCCTTCTGGATGCCCTGGAAAAGGACAGGGAAGTGCGGGTCGTTTTGCTGACGGGAGCCGGTGACAAGGCCTTTGTGGCCGGTGCGGATATTTCCGAACTGGCTCATATGGACAGTTTTTCTGCGAGGATTTTTGCGGAGGCAGGACAATCCATGATGGCAAAAATTGCCCGGCTTCCCATGCCTGTCATTGCCGTTGTGAATGGCTTTGCCCTTGGAGGCGGATGTGAACTGGCCCTGGCCTGTGATTTTATTTATGCCTCGGAAAAAGCGGTTTTCGGACTTCCCGAAGAAACACTGGGACTGATACCGGGGTTCGGCGGAACCCAGCGTCTGGCGAGAAAAATTGGTGCTGCCATGGCCATGGAGCTGATTTTTACGGCAAAACGCATTAAGGCGGAAGAGGCCATGGTCTTGGGCCTGGTCAATCGTGTGGTGCCTGCGGATCATTTGATGGAAGAGGCGCAGAAGACAGCCCTGTCCATTGCATCCATGGGACCTGCCGCCATCTCACTGGCCAAGGTGGTTGTGCATAAAGGTATTGAGGTGGATCTTGTTTCGGGTTGCTACATGGAAAGAGAGGCTTTTGGTCTCTGTTTTGCCAGCCCGGATGCGGGGGAAGGGACAGGAGCTTTTTTGGAAAAGCGAAAAGCGGTTTTCAGCAAAAGTCGTTGA
- a CDS encoding acyl-CoA dehydrogenase family protein → MAFEISKEQKMIQKMAREFGRKELAEAAMDRDHTGEYPKEILRKMGELGLLGMLVPEEYDGEDMGTVAYSLALTEIAYYDASVAVIMSVHNSIGCGSLVRFGSNEQKEKYLKPMAKGEIIASFALSEPEAGSDPAGMTATAEKDGDSYVLNGTKRWITGGATSGVFIILAKTDPSAGHKGISAFLIEPDTPGFIVGRKEEKMGLKGSDTTDLIFDNCRVPASTLLGKEGEGFLVAMSGLDDGRIGIGSQSLGVGMRALDLAVDYARQRHQFGKPIAANQGLRWMIADMATEVEAARLLVLNAAAMKDRGEKCSKEASMAKMYASEMANHVAAQSLQIHGGYGYTKEFEIERLYRDARVFTIYEGTTQVQKIVISGEVIGDKKRKKK, encoded by the coding sequence ATGGCATTTGAAATCAGCAAAGAGCAGAAAATGATTCAGAAAATGGCTCGCGAATTTGGTCGTAAAGAGTTGGCGGAAGCGGCTATGGATCGGGATCATACCGGTGAATATCCTAAGGAAATTCTTCGTAAAATGGGGGAGCTGGGACTTCTTGGCATGCTGGTACCCGAAGAGTACGATGGAGAGGATATGGGAACCGTGGCCTATTCCCTGGCGTTAACGGAAATTGCTTATTATGACGCTTCCGTGGCCGTTATCATGAGTGTACATAATTCCATCGGATGTGGCAGTCTTGTGCGTTTCGGCAGCAATGAGCAGAAGGAAAAATATCTCAAACCCATGGCAAAAGGTGAGATTATCGCAAGCTTCGCCCTTTCCGAGCCCGAGGCGGGCAGCGATCCTGCGGGTATGACAGCTACGGCGGAAAAAGACGGAGATTCTTATGTGCTGAACGGAACCAAGCGCTGGATCACCGGCGGTGCGACATCAGGGGTTTTCATTATTCTGGCTAAAACCGATCCGTCGGCAGGGCATAAAGGAATTTCAGCTTTTCTCATTGAACCGGATACACCGGGTTTCATCGTAGGACGCAAGGAAGAGAAGATGGGCCTGAAGGGATCGGATACCACGGATCTGATTTTTGATAACTGCCGGGTTCCGGCAAGTACCTTGCTGGGTAAGGAAGGGGAAGGTTTTCTCGTTGCCATGAGCGGCCTGGACGATGGGCGTATCGGTATCGGATCCCAGAGCCTCGGTGTGGGCATGCGAGCCCTGGATCTGGCTGTGGATTATGCCAGACAGCGCCACCAGTTCGGTAAACCCATTGCGGCCAATCAGGGACTGCGCTGGATGATCGCAGATATGGCCACGGAAGTGGAGGCAGCGCGTCTTTTGGTCCTCAATGCGGCAGCCATGAAGGACAGGGGGGAGAAATGCTCCAAGGAAGCATCCATGGCAAAGATGTATGCCTCCGAAATGGCCAATCATGTGGCCGCCCAGAGTCTTCAGATTCATGGTGGTTACGGGTATACCAAAGAATTTGAGATCGAGCGTCTGTACAGGGACGCAAGGGTTTTTACCATTTATGAGGGAACCACGCAGGTACAGAAGATTGTTATCAGCGGTGAGGTCATAGGGGATAAGAAACGCAAGAAGAAGTAG
- a CDS encoding enoyl-CoA hydratase/isomerase family protein: MWRYDGMSDIHLAFIPVGNGRKILCIRIEAEERLNTLRMETTAAIGHAVRRGDEDASVVLIWLEGAGEKAFCAGGDVRTLSRIYKEGNRESVLAFFATEYRTDYGVHMAKTPVLCFAHGIVMGGGIGLLAGSRHKVLTSGASLAMPEISIGLFPDVGATWFLNRMPRGCGRLLGLAAYRMDAADACFVGLGDRVVREEDRDGIFETLQGLQWTGNPEKDAESVDAVLAHFALPLETGLLAEKPDCLRKLADAPDPASFREILKEAAKREARFMQAVESYDKGSPFSIRLTWEQLAAGRHLSLKQAFCLELILAARCVEHPDFHEGVRTLLVDKDQKPRWKDKDTGSVDVLEIRRFFTPPWSSLHPLRDLRDPALVSGWA, translated from the coding sequence GTGTGGAGGTATGACGGCATGAGCGATATCCACCTTGCCTTTATTCCCGTTGGAAACGGCAGAAAAATACTGTGCATCCGCATCGAGGCGGAGGAACGTCTGAATACTCTGCGCATGGAGACCACGGCAGCCATTGGCCATGCGGTACGCCGGGGCGATGAGGATGCCAGTGTTGTTCTGATCTGGCTGGAGGGTGCCGGTGAGAAAGCTTTTTGTGCGGGCGGAGATGTCAGGACGTTATCCCGTATCTATAAAGAAGGAAATCGGGAGAGCGTTCTTGCTTTTTTTGCTACGGAATACCGTACGGATTACGGCGTTCATATGGCAAAAACCCCTGTTCTTTGTTTTGCCCATGGCATTGTGATGGGAGGCGGCATCGGTCTGCTTGCAGGAAGTCGTCACAAGGTGCTGACCAGCGGAGCAAGCCTTGCCATGCCGGAAATATCCATAGGCCTGTTCCCGGATGTGGGGGCTACCTGGTTTCTGAACCGTATGCCCAGAGGCTGCGGGCGTCTACTTGGGCTGGCTGCCTACCGAATGGATGCGGCAGATGCCTGTTTTGTTGGGTTGGGGGATCGGGTGGTCCGGGAGGAGGACAGGGATGGGATTTTTGAAACCCTGCAGGGCCTGCAATGGACGGGTAATCCCGAAAAGGATGCGGAATCCGTGGATGCGGTTCTCGCTCATTTTGCCCTGCCTCTGGAAACCGGCCTGCTTGCGGAAAAGCCGGATTGCCTCCGCAAACTGGCAGATGCTCCTGACCCTGCATCCTTCCGGGAAATACTGAAAGAGGCCGCAAAACGGGAAGCCCGTTTCATGCAGGCAGTTGAAAGCTACGATAAAGGAAGTCCCTTCAGTATACGGCTTACATGGGAACAGCTGGCAGCGGGCAGGCATCTTTCACTGAAGCAGGCATTCTGCCTGGAATTGATTCTTGCGGCCCGTTGTGTGGAACATCCGGATTTCCACGAGGGTGTTCGGACACTTCTGGTGGATAAGGATCAGAAGCCCCGCTGGAAAGATAAGGATACGGGCAGTGTGGATGTCCTTGAAATCCGGCGTTTTTTTACACCGCCCTGGTCTTCTCTGCATCCTTTGCGAGACCTGCGGGATCCCGCACTGGTATCCGGGTGGGCATGA
- a CDS encoding CoA-transferase subunit beta produces MNWDTTLAKTGEFKPIDLLAVAAAREVTDGDVVFAGTGLPMLAIGLAQRTAAPTAVCIYEAGSVDGRPVSLPTSVGDARCIYQASVASGLFDVFNQLQRGVVDLAFLGGAEVDKYGNVNTTGMGKYGIVPEKRLTGSGGNSDINGLAKKTVFIMVQEKRRFKEQVDFVTSPGWRIPKWPSGEMVPKKEVYNRAFRGGPEAVISNMGVFRFDENGEMYLDTYHPGCTPEQILENCSFDLNISRVRGETKPPSLGELDILYHQIDPEGIFLP; encoded by the coding sequence ATGAATTGGGACACGACCCTTGCTAAAACAGGTGAATTCAAGCCCATCGATCTGCTGGCAGTGGCGGCGGCCCGTGAAGTGACGGATGGTGATGTGGTGTTTGCAGGTACGGGCCTTCCCATGCTGGCCATTGGTCTGGCCCAGCGGACAGCGGCACCTACGGCAGTCTGCATTTATGAGGCGGGCAGTGTGGACGGCAGGCCTGTTTCCCTTCCCACCTCCGTGGGAGATGCCCGGTGTATCTACCAGGCTTCCGTTGCTTCCGGGCTGTTTGATGTGTTCAACCAGCTCCAGAGGGGTGTTGTGGATCTGGCCTTTCTCGGTGGTGCGGAAGTGGACAAGTACGGAAACGTGAACACAACGGGTATGGGTAAGTACGGGATTGTTCCCGAAAAACGGCTCACCGGTTCCGGTGGGAATTCCGACATCAATGGCCTTGCTAAAAAAACCGTGTTCATCATGGTGCAGGAAAAAAGACGATTCAAGGAGCAGGTTGATTTTGTGACCTCTCCCGGATGGCGGATTCCTAAGTGGCCTTCGGGTGAAATGGTGCCCAAAAAGGAAGTGTACAACAGGGCTTTTCGGGGTGGACCTGAGGCTGTCATTTCCAACATGGGGGTGTTTCGGTTTGACGAGAACGGAGAAATGTATCTGGATACCTATCATCCCGGATGTACGCCGGAACAGATTCTGGAAAACTGCAGTTTTGATCTCAATATAAGCCGGGTTCGGGGTGAAACAAAGCCGCCGAGTCTTGGCGAGCTGGATATTCTGTATCATCAGATCGACCCGGAAGGTATTTTTCTTCCGTAA
- a CDS encoding CoA transferase subunit A produces the protein MAKPGKMNLQEAVAQIPDGAMLTFSGFTIWRRPMAAVYELIRQGKKNLHLVEVNGGTHSDLLIGAGCVKIWESCWIGHELFGKIGANLARRAEAGEVIIEDYSHVQILYRMAAGSMGLPYLPTYASMGTDMLNPAYDHLRIAGLRDGSNPKIPKKKYEIVSDPFYGGELLHMPAANPDWCIAHVQMVGEEGTVRVEGQLYSDSEAIKASDNVIIIAEQIVSEEYIRREPSRNLIAGHQVSCIVEQSWGAHPTGCFGCYETDGSFIQNFFKKTRSQEGLDAWVKEWIHDIPNFEAYLEKIGITRLEQLRANPAFGYSTTIKRGTR, from the coding sequence ATGGCCAAACCCGGAAAAATGAATCTTCAGGAGGCCGTTGCGCAGATACCCGATGGTGCAATGCTGACTTTCAGCGGTTTTACCATCTGGCGGCGCCCCATGGCGGCTGTCTACGAACTCATCAGGCAGGGGAAAAAGAATCTTCACCTTGTGGAAGTGAACGGTGGAACCCATTCCGACCTGCTGATCGGAGCCGGTTGTGTCAAGATTTGGGAAAGCTGCTGGATCGGTCATGAGCTGTTTGGGAAAATAGGTGCGAACCTGGCCCGCCGTGCGGAAGCCGGCGAGGTGATTATTGAGGACTACAGTCATGTACAGATTCTGTATCGCATGGCTGCCGGGTCCATGGGACTGCCCTATCTGCCCACCTATGCCAGCATGGGAACGGATATGCTCAATCCGGCCTATGACCATCTCAGAATTGCAGGCTTACGGGACGGCAGCAATCCCAAAATTCCTAAGAAAAAGTACGAAATTGTGTCGGATCCCTTTTACGGAGGAGAACTGCTGCATATGCCTGCAGCGAATCCGGACTGGTGCATTGCCCATGTCCAGATGGTGGGTGAGGAAGGAACGGTACGGGTGGAAGGGCAGCTCTACTCCGATTCCGAAGCCATTAAGGCTTCAGACAATGTCATCATTATCGCGGAGCAGATTGTCAGTGAGGAGTATATCCGCAGAGAACCGTCCCGTAACCTTATTGCGGGTCATCAGGTTTCCTGCATTGTGGAGCAGTCCTGGGGAGCCCATCCCACAGGATGTTTCGGCTGTTATGAAACCGATGGCAGTTTTATTCAGAATTTTTTTAAAAAAACGCGGTCTCAGGAAGGTCTGGATGCCTGGGTCAAGGAATGGATCCATGATATTCCCAACTTTGAAGCCTACCTGGAAAAAATCGGTATCACGCGACTGGAACAGCTGCGGGCAAACCCGGCCTTTGGATATTCCACCACAATCAAAAGGGGGACACGCTGA